The following proteins are co-located in the Dietzia timorensis genome:
- the lipA gene encoding lipoyl synthase, with the protein MTVAPEGRKLLRIEAKNAATPIENKPEWIRTKAVMGPEYRDIKGLVKGGGLHTVCEEAGCPNIFECWEDREATFLIGGSECTRRCDFCQIATGKPSPLDRDEPRRVAESVREMDLRYSTITGVARDDLDDGGAWLYAETVRKIHELNPNTGVENLIPDFNGKPDLLAEVFESRPEVLAHNVETVPRIFKRIRPAFRYERSLDVISQARDFGLVTKSNLILGMGETNEEIVEALHDLHDAGCDIITITQYLRPSSLHHPIERWVKPQEFVDLSNTAYEIGFSGVMAGPLVRSSYRAGKLYAQAMNAHGLDVPENLSHLTAEKSAAQEANSVLDRQLQREAARV; encoded by the coding sequence ATGACTGTCGCACCCGAAGGCCGGAAGCTTCTTCGCATCGAGGCGAAGAACGCTGCTACTCCAATCGAGAACAAACCAGAATGGATCCGCACCAAAGCGGTGATGGGGCCCGAATATCGCGACATCAAGGGACTGGTCAAGGGCGGCGGCCTCCACACCGTGTGCGAGGAAGCGGGTTGCCCGAACATTTTCGAATGCTGGGAAGACCGCGAGGCCACGTTCCTCATCGGCGGCAGCGAGTGCACACGTCGCTGCGACTTCTGCCAGATCGCCACCGGCAAGCCCAGCCCCTTGGACCGCGACGAACCGCGCCGCGTCGCCGAGTCCGTGCGCGAGATGGATCTGCGCTACTCGACGATCACCGGGGTTGCTCGAGACGATCTCGACGATGGCGGCGCTTGGTTGTACGCCGAGACGGTGCGCAAGATCCACGAGCTCAACCCGAATACCGGTGTGGAGAACCTTATCCCGGACTTCAACGGAAAGCCCGATCTCCTCGCCGAGGTATTCGAGTCCCGTCCAGAGGTGCTCGCCCACAACGTGGAGACGGTTCCGCGCATCTTCAAGCGGATCCGCCCGGCGTTCCGCTACGAACGCTCGCTCGATGTGATCTCGCAGGCACGCGACTTCGGCCTCGTCACCAAGTCGAATCTCATCCTCGGTATGGGCGAGACGAACGAGGAAATCGTCGAGGCGCTCCACGATCTGCACGACGCAGGTTGCGACATCATCACGATCACCCAGTACCTGCGTCCCTCTTCCCTGCACCATCCGATCGAGCGGTGGGTCAAGCCGCAGGAGTTCGTCGACTTGTCGAACACCGCCTACGAGATCGGTTTCTCCGGCGTCATGGCGGGCCCTCTCGTGCGCTCGTCCTACCGCGCGGGCAAGCTGTACGCCCAGGCGATGAACGCTCACGGGCTCGACGTTCCGGAGAATCTCTCCCACCTCACCGCCGAGAAGTCGGCTGCGCAGGAGGCTAACTCGGTGCTCGATCGCCAACTACAGCGCGAAGCGGCCCGCGTCTAG
- a CDS encoding GNAT family N-acetyltransferase, with the protein MDGSLAGTVALRRIGARQVEVKTMRIAPAFRGRGLARELLEFVLDKAREGHERTVFLETGVADLFVPARRLYASAGFVRCGPYGEYGPDSLSVFMRLDLDAAPAF; encoded by the coding sequence ATGGATGGTTCTCTCGCGGGAACTGTTGCGCTTCGACGTATCGGCGCGCGGCAAGTCGAGGTGAAAACCATGCGAATCGCCCCGGCTTTTCGAGGCCGCGGTCTCGCGCGTGAATTACTGGAATTCGTACTCGACAAAGCCCGAGAGGGCCACGAACGGACAGTCTTCCTCGAAACCGGGGTCGCCGATCTCTTCGTCCCTGCCCGCAGGCTCTACGCGTCCGCCGGCTTCGTCCGCTGCGGACCCTACGGCGAGTATGGCCCCGACTCCCTGAGCGTATTCATGCGCCTCGACCTCGATGCCGCGCCCGCCTTCTAG
- the lipB gene encoding lipoyl(octanoyl) transferase LipB, producing MSTTPRSIRTQTEPVEVVELGTVDYEPTWELQGTTATERAEGTAGDTLFLLEHPATFTAGKRTQPEDLPGDPDTPVIYVDRGGRITWHGPGQLVGYPIIKLADPIDVMDYVHRVEAGIIHTCERFGVSTTRVEGRSGVWCLADGDRPDRKIAALGIRIQRGVTMHGFSLNCNNSMAGFDSIVPCGITDAGVTTLSVETGKEITVDDVRAQACEDVLAALDGRIDLRPDALSEPTRPRDVAPQIVTQV from the coding sequence ATGAGCACCACGCCCCGCAGCATCCGCACACAAACCGAACCCGTAGAGGTCGTCGAACTCGGCACCGTGGACTACGAGCCGACGTGGGAGTTGCAGGGCACGACCGCCACGGAACGTGCAGAGGGCACGGCGGGCGATACGCTCTTCTTGCTCGAACACCCGGCGACCTTCACCGCCGGCAAGCGAACGCAGCCCGAGGACCTTCCCGGCGATCCCGACACGCCGGTCATCTACGTCGACCGCGGCGGAAGGATTACCTGGCACGGGCCTGGCCAGCTCGTGGGCTACCCGATCATCAAACTCGCCGATCCCATCGATGTCATGGACTACGTCCACCGCGTGGAGGCGGGAATCATCCACACGTGCGAACGTTTCGGCGTAAGCACTACGCGCGTAGAGGGGCGTTCGGGTGTGTGGTGCCTCGCGGACGGAGACCGGCCGGACAGGAAGATAGCGGCACTCGGCATCCGCATCCAACGTGGGGTGACGATGCACGGCTTCTCGCTCAATTGCAATAACTCGATGGCGGGTTTCGACTCCATCGTCCCGTGCGGGATCACCGACGCCGGAGTCACCACATTGTCCGTGGAAACCGGCAAGGAGATCACGGTCGACGACGTTCGCGCGCAGGCATGCGAGGACGTCCTCGCCGCGCTCGACGGGCGCATCGATCTGCGCCCCGACGCCCTCTCAGAGCCCACGCGACCCAGGGACGTAGCCCCGCAGATCGTCACCCAAGTCTAG
- the sucB gene encoding 2-oxoglutarate dehydrogenase, E2 component, dihydrolipoamide succinyltransferase, protein MAFSVEMPALGESVTEGTITRWLKQEGDTVEVDEPLLEVSTDKVDTEIPSPAAGTLSKIVAQEDDTVEIGGELAQIDDGSAGGAEDDGDGEAEDEADTAAEDDEPAAEESDAADDEDDDEEGSDEGGSAEGEDVLMPELGESVTEGTVTTWLKAVGDTVEVDEPLLEVSTDKVDTEIPSPVAGTLLEILADEDDTVDVGGKLAVIGSGSAGGSKPKKDKKEKKDKKEKAEKAEAPKAEPKEEKKPEPKEEPKAAAKEEPKAEAAEKPKAAESEPSRPAAPAEAAASGSSPYVTPLVRKIAEEKGVDLSQVEGTGVGGRIRKQDVLAAAEGGSASGSGKSAEKAGGPSTKGVRPELAELRGTTKEANRIRKITALRTREALQSTAQLTQTFEVDMTRVAQLRDRVKADFQAKHDTKLTFLPFYAKAAVEALISHPNVNASYNEDSNEITYHEQVHLGIAVDTEQGLLSPVIKNAQDMSVADLAKAIVEIAGKARNRKLGPDDLSGGTFTITNIGSEGALFDTPILVPPQAAMLGTGAIVRRPVVETDEDGESIAIRSMGYLPMTYDHRLVDGADAGRFLTTIKDRLQTAAFEDDLGL, encoded by the coding sequence ATGGCCTTCTCCGTTGAGATGCCGGCACTGGGTGAATCGGTCACCGAGGGCACTATTACCCGCTGGCTCAAGCAAGAGGGAGACACGGTAGAGGTCGACGAGCCGTTGCTCGAAGTCTCGACGGACAAGGTTGACACCGAAATCCCGTCGCCGGCGGCCGGAACGCTTAGCAAGATCGTCGCGCAAGAAGACGACACCGTTGAGATCGGTGGCGAGCTCGCCCAGATCGACGACGGCAGCGCCGGCGGCGCAGAGGACGACGGCGACGGCGAGGCTGAAGACGAAGCCGACACCGCCGCGGAGGACGATGAGCCTGCAGCAGAAGAGTCGGACGCCGCGGACGACGAAGATGACGACGAAGAGGGCTCCGATGAGGGCGGCTCCGCCGAGGGCGAAGATGTGCTCATGCCCGAGCTCGGCGAGTCCGTGACAGAGGGCACGGTGACGACGTGGCTCAAGGCCGTCGGAGACACCGTCGAGGTGGACGAGCCACTCCTCGAGGTGTCGACGGACAAGGTCGACACCGAGATCCCGTCCCCCGTGGCCGGCACGCTGCTGGAGATCCTCGCCGATGAGGACGACACCGTCGATGTCGGCGGCAAGCTCGCCGTGATCGGTTCGGGAAGCGCCGGAGGCTCCAAGCCCAAGAAGGACAAGAAGGAGAAGAAGGACAAGAAGGAGAAGGCCGAAAAGGCCGAGGCGCCCAAGGCAGAACCCAAGGAAGAGAAGAAGCCAGAGCCGAAGGAAGAGCCGAAAGCTGCGGCAAAGGAAGAGCCGAAGGCCGAGGCTGCGGAGAAGCCGAAGGCCGCGGAGTCCGAGCCGTCCCGCCCGGCGGCTCCCGCCGAGGCGGCGGCCAGCGGAAGCTCGCCGTACGTGACGCCGCTCGTGCGCAAGATCGCCGAGGAAAAGGGCGTCGATCTCTCGCAGGTCGAGGGCACCGGCGTCGGCGGCCGGATCCGCAAGCAGGACGTGCTCGCGGCCGCCGAGGGCGGTTCGGCCTCCGGTTCGGGCAAGTCCGCCGAGAAGGCGGGCGGTCCGTCGACCAAGGGTGTGCGCCCGGAGCTCGCCGAGCTGCGCGGAACCACCAAGGAAGCCAACCGGATCCGTAAGATCACGGCGCTGCGTACCCGCGAGGCACTGCAGTCGACGGCACAGCTCACTCAGACCTTCGAGGTCGACATGACCCGCGTGGCGCAGCTGCGGGATCGAGTGAAGGCCGACTTCCAGGCCAAGCACGACACGAAGCTGACGTTCCTGCCGTTCTACGCGAAGGCCGCCGTCGAGGCGCTGATCTCACATCCGAACGTCAACGCGTCGTACAACGAGGACTCCAACGAGATCACCTACCACGAGCAGGTGCACCTCGGTATCGCCGTGGACACCGAGCAGGGCCTGCTCTCCCCGGTGATCAAGAACGCACAGGACATGTCGGTCGCCGATCTCGCGAAGGCGATCGTCGAGATCGCGGGCAAGGCCCGCAACCGCAAGCTCGGTCCGGACGACCTGTCGGGCGGTACCTTCACGATCACGAACATTGGCTCCGAAGGTGCCCTCTTCGACACCCCGATCCTCGTTCCGCCGCAGGCTGCGATGCTCGGCACGGGCGCCATCGTGCGTCGCCCAGTCGTCGAGACCGATGAGGATGGCGAATCGATCGCGATCCGGTCGATGGGCTACCTCCCGATGACCTACGACCACCGACTCGTCGACGGTGCAGATGCCGGCCGCTTCCTCACCACGATCAAGGATCGCCTGCAGACGGCCGCCTTCGAGGACGATCTCGGACTGTAG
- a CDS encoding leucyl aminopeptidase: protein MPSAKSILAASSDVPTLASAKEIDPTADALVVGLVGGDEVEVVSSVLPSAALDEIAAAARALKASAKVGKVTALSVRAEGVPPVVFAAGLGDAISDVTNEDLRQAAGSAARAARGHGNVVFVLAPAGDGKERIPEAAEVALGAGLGGFGALKVSGSGEESDNATDSFAILGAAAEDIERATAIAESVAATRDFINTPPNLLYPETFAARAAELAEAVGVTAEILDDQALRDGGFGGIVGVGQGSTRPPRLLRLTYAPKSEGPTVALVGKGITFDTGGISLKPAAGMEQMTMDMGGAASVIGTVLAAARLGVGVNVTATVPMAENMPGGNSYRPGDVLTMYGGRTVEITNTDAEGRLILADAIVRACEDNPDYLIDTATLTGAQMVALGMRTPGVMGTADFRGRVAALSKEVGENAWEMPLPEELREGLDSKVADMVNSASSRWGGMLVAGLFLREFVSEDLPWAHIDVAGPAFNTGGAWGYYPTGATGVPLRTMLAVLEDVAAKG from the coding sequence ATGCCCAGCGCCAAATCCATTCTCGCGGCCTCGTCCGACGTTCCCACCCTCGCCTCGGCGAAGGAGATCGACCCGACGGCCGACGCACTCGTCGTAGGCCTCGTCGGCGGCGACGAGGTCGAGGTCGTCTCGTCGGTGCTGCCGTCGGCGGCGCTCGATGAGATCGCGGCGGCGGCCCGGGCACTCAAAGCTTCTGCGAAGGTCGGCAAGGTCACCGCGCTGTCGGTGCGCGCCGAAGGCGTTCCGCCGGTCGTGTTCGCCGCAGGCCTGGGGGATGCGATCTCCGACGTCACAAATGAGGACCTGCGCCAGGCCGCGGGAAGCGCCGCCCGCGCCGCCCGCGGACACGGCAACGTCGTGTTCGTCCTCGCCCCGGCGGGCGACGGCAAGGAGCGCATCCCGGAAGCCGCCGAGGTCGCGCTCGGTGCGGGGCTCGGCGGCTTCGGCGCGCTCAAGGTCTCCGGGAGCGGCGAGGAGAGCGATAACGCCACCGACAGCTTCGCCATACTGGGCGCGGCCGCCGAGGACATCGAGCGGGCGACCGCGATCGCCGAATCCGTCGCGGCCACCCGTGATTTCATCAACACTCCCCCGAACCTGCTCTATCCGGAGACCTTCGCCGCACGTGCAGCGGAGTTGGCAGAAGCAGTTGGTGTGACGGCGGAGATTCTCGACGACCAGGCCCTGCGCGATGGCGGGTTCGGCGGCATCGTCGGCGTCGGCCAGGGTTCGACCCGTCCGCCTCGCCTGCTTCGGCTGACCTACGCGCCGAAGTCCGAAGGGCCGACGGTCGCGCTCGTCGGGAAGGGCATCACCTTCGATACCGGCGGAATCTCGCTCAAGCCCGCAGCGGGCATGGAGCAGATGACGATGGACATGGGCGGCGCGGCCTCGGTCATCGGCACGGTGCTCGCTGCGGCGAGGCTGGGCGTCGGTGTCAACGTCACGGCCACCGTGCCCATGGCCGAGAACATGCCGGGCGGTAATTCCTACCGCCCCGGCGACGTACTCACGATGTACGGCGGCAGGACCGTGGAGATCACCAACACCGACGCAGAGGGACGGCTGATCCTCGCCGACGCGATCGTACGTGCCTGCGAGGACAACCCCGATTACCTCATCGACACCGCGACGCTCACCGGCGCGCAGATGGTGGCGCTCGGCATGCGCACTCCCGGTGTGATGGGCACAGCGGACTTCCGAGGCCGCGTGGCGGCGTTGTCGAAGGAGGTCGGCGAGAACGCCTGGGAAATGCCACTACCCGAGGAGCTGCGTGAGGGTCTCGACTCGAAGGTCGCGGACATGGTCAACAGCGCATCCTCGCGCTGGGGCGGCATGCTCGTCGCGGGATTGTTCCTGCGCGAGTTCGTCAGCGAGGACCTGCCGTGGGCGCACATCGACGTGGCCGGGCCGGCGTTCAACACCGGGGGCGCATGGGGCTACTACCCCACGGGTGCGACGGGCGTTCCGTTGCGCACGATGCTCGCCGTACTCGAGGACGTCGCCGCGAAGGGCTGA
- the gcvT gene encoding glycine cleavage system aminomethyltransferase GcvT has translation MAGDSSAGELTLGPVHAEHERAGATFAPFGGWSMPVSYAGTVSEHNATRNAVGLFDVSHLGKALISGPGAAAFVNTCLANDLDKIGSGQAQYTFCLDESGGVVDDLIQYRVSDEEIFLIPNAANTAEVVGRLQAAAAERAPELKITDEHRSRAVFAVQGPKSAEVLESLGLPTDLDYMQFLDSEFEGSPVRVCRTGYTGEQGFELLPLWDEAATLWRALEEKVTEREGALAGLGARDSLRLEAGYPLHGHELTMDINPVQARGSWAIGFDKPQFWGRDAVRAEKENGPSRRLYALKVTGRGVLRAEQDIYSDGTKIGVTSSGTFSPTLGTGIALGFVDVASGVKKNETVTVDVRGRQVECELLLPGLVANHTR, from the coding sequence ATGGCAGGAGATTCTTCGGCAGGCGAGCTCACACTCGGCCCGGTGCACGCGGAGCACGAGCGCGCGGGCGCGACCTTCGCCCCGTTCGGTGGCTGGTCGATGCCGGTGTCCTACGCCGGTACCGTGTCCGAGCACAACGCGACCCGCAACGCGGTCGGCCTGTTCGACGTCTCCCACCTAGGCAAGGCGCTCATCTCCGGTCCCGGTGCGGCGGCCTTCGTCAACACCTGCCTCGCAAACGACCTCGACAAGATCGGGTCCGGCCAGGCGCAGTACACCTTCTGCCTCGACGAGTCCGGAGGGGTCGTCGACGACCTCATCCAGTACCGCGTCTCGGATGAGGAGATCTTCCTCATCCCCAACGCCGCGAACACCGCCGAGGTCGTCGGTCGGCTGCAGGCCGCCGCCGCAGAGCGCGCGCCGGAGCTGAAGATCACCGACGAGCACCGTTCCCGCGCCGTGTTCGCCGTGCAGGGGCCGAAGTCGGCCGAGGTGCTCGAGTCGCTCGGCCTGCCGACCGATCTCGACTACATGCAGTTCCTCGACTCCGAGTTCGAGGGCAGCCCCGTGCGCGTATGCCGCACCGGATACACCGGGGAGCAGGGCTTCGAGTTGCTCCCCCTGTGGGACGAGGCCGCGACGCTGTGGCGCGCCCTGGAGGAGAAGGTCACAGAGCGCGAGGGCGCGCTGGCCGGGCTCGGCGCGCGCGATTCGCTGCGTCTGGAGGCCGGCTACCCGCTGCACGGGCACGAGCTCACAATGGACATCAACCCCGTGCAGGCGCGCGGATCCTGGGCGATCGGTTTCGACAAGCCGCAGTTCTGGGGCCGCGACGCCGTGCGCGCCGAGAAGGAGAACGGCCCGAGCCGCCGGCTGTACGCCCTTAAGGTCACCGGGCGTGGCGTTCTCCGCGCCGAGCAGGACATCTACTCCGATGGCACCAAGATCGGGGTCACGTCCTCCGGCACGTTCTCCCCGACCCTGGGCACGGGTATCGCGCTCGGCTTCGTGGACGTGGCGTCCGGCGTCAAGAAGAACGAAACGGTGACGGTAGACGTACGCGGCCGCCAGGTCGAATGCGAGCTGCTCCTGCCCGGCCTGGTGGCGAACCACACGCGGTAA
- a CDS encoding branched-chain amino acid aminotransferase, whose product MNISAASFEVTRNPSPASDERRAEILSNPGFGQFFSDHMVSIEFSDGEWKNPKVEPYASLTIDPSAMVFHYGQAIFEGLKIYLWSDGTLRAFRPEQNARRMNRSAERMAMPQLDEEVFLESLRQLLAVDGQWTPEAGGEDSLYIRPFMISTEVGLGVRPADRYLFLMLASPAGAYFSGGISPVTVWLTREYVRAAPGGTGAAKFAGNYAASLKAQAEAIENDCDQVVWLDAAEHKYIEEMGGMNLFFVYGEGDDAELVTPELSGSLLPGVTRASLIQLAEQSGMKVSERRISIDDVEAGIASGELREAFACGTAAVITPVGHFKGSGEDFVVADGGSGPVTLALREKLTGIQRGSVADDNGWMVQLS is encoded by the coding sequence ATGAATATCAGTGCTGCCTCCTTCGAGGTCACGCGAAATCCCTCGCCGGCGAGCGACGAGCGCCGCGCCGAAATCCTGTCCAATCCCGGATTCGGCCAATTCTTCTCCGACCACATGGTCTCCATCGAGTTCTCCGACGGCGAATGGAAGAACCCGAAGGTCGAGCCCTACGCATCGCTGACGATCGATCCGTCCGCCATGGTGTTCCACTACGGTCAGGCGATCTTCGAGGGGCTGAAGATCTACCTCTGGTCCGACGGCACTCTGCGCGCCTTCCGGCCAGAGCAGAACGCCCGGCGGATGAATCGCTCGGCCGAGCGCATGGCCATGCCCCAGCTCGACGAAGAAGTCTTCCTCGAATCCCTTCGTCAGCTTCTCGCGGTCGACGGGCAGTGGACGCCCGAGGCGGGAGGGGAAGATTCCCTCTACATCCGTCCGTTCATGATCTCGACGGAGGTCGGGCTCGGGGTCAGGCCCGCGGACCGCTATCTGTTCCTCATGCTCGCTTCGCCCGCCGGTGCCTACTTCTCCGGTGGCATCTCCCCGGTCACGGTGTGGCTTACGCGCGAGTACGTCCGTGCAGCCCCCGGCGGCACCGGTGCGGCCAAGTTCGCAGGCAACTATGCAGCCTCGCTCAAGGCTCAGGCCGAGGCGATCGAGAACGACTGCGACCAGGTCGTCTGGCTCGACGCCGCCGAGCACAAATACATCGAGGAAATGGGTGGGATGAACCTGTTCTTCGTGTACGGCGAGGGCGACGACGCCGAGCTCGTCACCCCGGAGCTTTCCGGCTCTCTGCTCCCGGGAGTGACCCGCGCGAGCCTCATCCAGCTCGCCGAGCAGTCGGGCATGAAGGTCTCCGAGCGGCGCATCTCTATCGATGACGTCGAGGCGGGCATCGCGTCCGGCGAGCTGAGAGAGGCGTTCGCCTGTGGCACCGCGGCCGTGATCACCCCGGTGGGTCACTTCAAGGGCTCGGGCGAGGACTTCGTCGTCGCCGACGGCGGCTCCGGTCCGGTGACTCTCGCTCTACGCGAAAAGCTCACGGGAATCCAACGCGGCAGCGTCGCCGACGACAACGGCTGGATGGTCCAGCTCAGCTGA
- a CDS encoding TetR/AcrR family transcriptional regulator, whose amino-acid sequence MVNRIDEKQRRRELAEAVWTVIRREGFDAASVRAVAAEAGLSAGSVRHFFGSQNELHIFAMEELSRDIGARITRTFEAARGEVEPPRGARAREVAAETLAILLPHDDETRLLYAANMQFTIKALVQPALAPVARAILGEIREFAGMIISDLVDLGAARLDLEIDTARNQLCAMLDGYALEMLVDPDAFEPGEPERNLRAFIDSLDGAHS is encoded by the coding sequence ATGGTCAACAGGATCGACGAGAAACAACGGCGGCGCGAGCTCGCCGAAGCGGTATGGACGGTCATTCGGCGCGAGGGGTTCGATGCCGCCTCGGTTCGAGCCGTCGCAGCCGAAGCCGGGTTATCGGCAGGCTCTGTCCGGCACTTCTTCGGTTCCCAAAACGAGCTGCACATCTTCGCCATGGAGGAACTCTCCCGTGACATCGGGGCACGCATCACGCGGACATTCGAGGCGGCCCGCGGCGAAGTGGAACCGCCACGCGGAGCACGAGCACGCGAGGTGGCCGCCGAGACGTTGGCCATTCTGCTCCCCCACGACGATGAGACTCGCCTGCTGTACGCGGCGAACATGCAGTTCACGATCAAAGCGCTCGTGCAGCCAGCGTTGGCGCCGGTCGCGCGAGCAATACTCGGCGAGATCCGCGAGTTCGCCGGGATGATCATTTCCGATCTGGTCGATCTGGGCGCGGCCCGCCTGGATCTAGAAATCGACACCGCACGAAATCAGCTGTGCGCCATGCTCGACGGGTACGCGCTGGAAATGCTCGTCGACCCCGACGCGTTCGAGCCCGGAGAACCCGAACGAAATCTCCGAGCCTTTATCGACTCTTTGGATGGAGCACACTCATGA
- a CDS encoding adenosylcobinamide-GDP ribazoletransferase, whose translation MTTMRAAAMIISWMTILPLRVRGPVSRESAGRAISCLPAAGSVVGVFAASLAFLLDLAGATPLLSAALVVAGLAILTRGMHLDGLADTVDALASYKPAAEARQIMREGTVGPLGAGALALVSLVEVAAYAQLIEAGAFAAIAAVGIVSRCLPVFLCRRSIPSAEQGGFGPLVASTQGPASMTAQALITLAAAALAGESIASASGRSIFVEHGAPAVSLGICMCAVICGVAWLFTKVLGRHAVRRLGGISGDILGTAIALGAAITASGFAILAG comes from the coding sequence ATGACCACCATGCGGGCGGCCGCGATGATCATCTCGTGGATGACCATCCTCCCACTGCGTGTCCGCGGCCCAGTCTCTCGAGAATCGGCCGGCCGCGCCATCAGCTGCCTCCCCGCCGCAGGCTCGGTCGTCGGTGTGTTCGCCGCCAGCCTCGCATTCCTCCTCGACCTCGCCGGTGCGACTCCCCTACTCTCGGCCGCGCTCGTCGTCGCCGGCCTCGCGATTCTCACCCGCGGCATGCATCTCGACGGCCTCGCCGACACGGTCGACGCCCTCGCCTCCTACAAGCCGGCAGCCGAGGCCCGCCAGATCATGCGCGAGGGTACGGTCGGGCCGCTCGGCGCCGGCGCGCTCGCGCTGGTCTCGCTCGTCGAGGTCGCCGCGTACGCACAGCTAATCGAGGCGGGCGCCTTTGCCGCGATCGCGGCCGTCGGCATCGTCTCTCGGTGCCTGCCCGTCTTTCTGTGCCGCCGCTCGATCCCCTCCGCCGAGCAGGGCGGCTTCGGCCCACTGGTCGCGTCTACACAAGGACCCGCGAGTATGACGGCGCAGGCGCTCATCACACTCGCCGCCGCGGCCCTCGCGGGCGAGAGCATCGCTTCCGCGTCCGGCCGCTCTATTTTTGTCGAACACGGGGCGCCCGCGGTGTCGCTGGGGATCTGCATGTGCGCCGTCATATGCGGGGTGGCGTGGTTGTTCACCAAGGTGCTCGGAAGGCATGCGGTGCGCCGGCTCGGCGGAATCTCTGGAGACATCCTGGGTACGGCGATCGCACTGGGGGCGGCGATAACGGCGAGCGGATTCGCCATCCTCGCAGGTTAG